From a single Natronorubrum tibetense GA33 genomic region:
- a CDS encoding IclR family transcriptional regulator, which produces MSTHEADETDAGVSTTRKTFEILESLKAEEGVTITELTRRTGLSKSTVYRHLTTLTDMGYVVERDGGYYIGFRLLEISEQARTRKTGYTAAKRKVFDLGQETDERAVFIVEEEGEGVYVHRYGSLSDTMIGKRRPLHSLASGKVILAEWNDDAVREFVEENGLETITDNTITDPDVLYEELERIRERGYAVNNQEHMDGLRGVAVPVYTPDDEFLGALGVFGPTSRFKDEYLHEELPSLLWDKAGEIRVTLAYG; this is translated from the coding sequence ATGAGCACGCACGAGGCGGACGAAACCGACGCCGGGGTCTCGACGACACGGAAGACGTTCGAGATCCTCGAGTCGCTCAAAGCGGAGGAGGGGGTGACGATCACGGAACTCACGCGACGCACCGGATTGAGCAAGAGCACCGTCTATCGACACCTCACGACCCTCACCGACATGGGGTACGTCGTCGAACGCGACGGCGGCTATTATATCGGATTTCGGCTCCTCGAGATCAGCGAACAGGCTCGAACCCGGAAGACGGGATACACGGCCGCGAAGCGAAAGGTGTTCGACCTGGGACAGGAGACCGACGAGCGGGCAGTATTCATCGTCGAAGAGGAAGGGGAGGGCGTCTACGTCCACCGATACGGCAGCCTCTCGGACACGATGATCGGCAAACGCCGACCGCTGCACTCGCTGGCCTCCGGGAAGGTTATTCTCGCGGAGTGGAACGACGACGCCGTCCGCGAGTTCGTCGAAGAGAACGGACTCGAGACGATTACGGACAACACGATCACGGACCCCGACGTCCTCTACGAGGAACTCGAGCGCATCCGGGAGCGCGGCTACGCCGTGAACAACCAGGAGCATATGGACGGCCTGCGTGGCGTCGCCGTTCCCGTCTACACCCCCGACGACGAATTCCTCGGCGCGCTCGGCGTCTTCGGCCCGACGAGCCGGTTCAAAGACGAGTACCTCCACGAGGAGTTGCCCAGTCTCCTCTGGGACAAGGCGGGCGAGATCAGAGTCACGCTGGCCTACGGCTGA
- the rdfA gene encoding rod-determining factor RdfA: MDERNRSPGPMPKVARLLEKYDLEGVGDELEAQWTHPDDRKSLRALADSFNERLLRASLDAERIDTITEDVGHLYELLDRTTGSRGEQLQARRRLERDGVDVETLVDDFVSYGAIRSYLTSYRDASLPETTDGDVRRTERNAIEGLRQRTVAVTESKLARLRNTDRLDIGSHRVLANVQVVCEDCHSQYDISELLEAGGCDCDAP; the protein is encoded by the coding sequence ATGGACGAGCGGAACAGGAGTCCCGGACCGATGCCAAAAGTCGCGCGGTTGCTCGAGAAGTACGACCTCGAGGGCGTCGGCGACGAACTCGAGGCCCAGTGGACCCACCCCGACGACCGCAAGAGTCTCCGGGCGCTCGCCGATTCGTTCAACGAACGCCTCCTCAGGGCTTCACTCGACGCCGAACGAATCGATACAATCACCGAAGACGTCGGTCACCTCTACGAACTGCTCGACCGGACGACGGGCAGCCGTGGTGAGCAGTTACAGGCCAGGCGACGCCTCGAGCGGGACGGTGTCGACGTCGAGACCCTGGTCGACGACTTCGTTTCGTATGGCGCAATCCGGTCGTACCTCACGAGCTATCGCGACGCGTCGCTTCCGGAGACGACCGACGGCGACGTCCGCCGAACGGAACGGAACGCCATCGAAGGCCTCCGCCAGCGAACGGTCGCCGTAACCGAAAGCAAACTGGCTCGCCTCCGGAACACCGACCGACTGGATATCGGGTCGCATCGCGTACTCGCGAACGTCCAGGTCGTCTGTGAGGACTGCCACAGCCAGTACGACATCTCCGAACTGCTCGAGGCCGGCGGGTGCGACTGCGACGCGCCGTAG
- the thrC gene encoding threonine synthase, whose protein sequence is MNGQLCCYDCGGTYETDDRNRCSCGEPLWVETDPTDFEWPDAEWSRGMWRYADVLPVSEPSGVPPGTTPLVRAAGLDEYVGCSLSLKHEGQNPTGSFKDRGSAVGVSVAAQAGYEWVGTVSHGNMALSTSAYAANADLECAVFVPADTPRERLELIARHDPHLFRVEGEYGKLYHETLALETDVAFVNSDTPLRVAGQKTVAYEILEQCSPTTPDAIALPVSSGGQASAVWKALRELNRAGLVDDVPKLYLVQAAACDPVATAYREERATVSPVTADDTIAVSIANSDPPSGTRALAAARDTGGEVVSVPDAEIRDAMDRLSTTVGVSVEPSSAVAIAGIRTLSQSGSIEPDDDVVAILTGSGYKERYGTEIRSLTIDLEGLERELAAIVD, encoded by the coding sequence ATGAACGGACAGCTGTGTTGCTACGACTGCGGGGGGACGTACGAAACCGACGACCGAAACCGCTGTTCCTGCGGCGAACCCCTCTGGGTCGAGACCGATCCGACCGACTTCGAGTGGCCCGACGCCGAGTGGAGCCGCGGCATGTGGCGCTACGCCGATGTCCTTCCGGTATCGGAGCCGTCCGGCGTTCCCCCAGGGACGACGCCACTCGTTCGCGCGGCGGGGCTGGACGAGTACGTCGGCTGTTCGCTCTCGCTGAAACACGAGGGCCAGAACCCAACGGGAAGTTTCAAAGATCGCGGGAGTGCGGTCGGCGTGAGCGTCGCGGCCCAGGCCGGATACGAGTGGGTCGGAACGGTTTCGCACGGAAATATGGCGCTCAGTACGAGCGCGTACGCCGCGAACGCCGACCTCGAGTGTGCAGTGTTCGTCCCGGCGGACACGCCCAGGGAGCGTCTCGAGCTAATCGCGCGACACGATCCGCACCTCTTCCGTGTCGAGGGCGAGTACGGAAAACTCTACCACGAGACGCTCGCGCTCGAGACCGACGTCGCCTTCGTCAACTCCGATACGCCGCTTCGCGTCGCCGGACAGAAGACGGTCGCCTACGAGATTCTCGAGCAATGCTCGCCGACGACCCCGGACGCGATCGCGCTCCCGGTCAGCAGCGGCGGTCAGGCGAGCGCGGTCTGGAAGGCGCTCCGAGAGCTGAATCGAGCGGGTCTCGTCGACGACGTACCCAAACTCTATCTCGTGCAGGCGGCCGCGTGCGATCCCGTGGCGACGGCCTATCGTGAGGAGCGCGCCACCGTGTCGCCGGTGACGGCTGACGACACGATCGCGGTTTCGATCGCGAACAGCGATCCGCCGAGCGGAACGCGCGCGCTCGCCGCCGCTCGAGACACCGGCGGCGAAGTCGTTTCCGTCCCGGACGCGGAGATCCGCGATGCGATGGATCGACTGTCGACGACGGTCGGTGTGTCCGTCGAACCCTCGAGTGCGGTCGCCATCGCCGGAATCCGAACCCTGTCGCAATCGGGCTCCATCGAACCGGACGACGACGTCGTCGCGATTCTGACCGGATCGGGGTACAAAGAGCGGTACGGGACCGAAATCCGGAGTCTGACGATCGACCTCGAGGGACTCGAGCGAGAACTCGCTGCGATCGTCGACTGA
- a CDS encoding universal stress protein: protein MYRVVLPVGLDEQRTNAAVSMIESLPGEPDELEVVALNVFKEFDVTDEGGQIKSADFYDEDAFPERAEAALESLEETGVTVVKRREHGDPAEAILEVAADIDADGIVMCGRDRSPTGKALFGSVTQSVVLSADCPVVITTE, encoded by the coding sequence ATGTATCGAGTCGTGCTCCCCGTCGGGTTGGACGAACAGCGGACCAATGCGGCTGTTTCGATGATCGAATCCCTTCCCGGCGAACCCGACGAACTCGAAGTAGTGGCACTGAACGTGTTCAAGGAGTTCGACGTGACCGACGAGGGCGGGCAAATCAAGTCCGCGGATTTCTACGACGAGGACGCATTTCCAGAGCGTGCAGAAGCCGCCCTTGAGTCGCTCGAAGAGACGGGCGTGACGGTCGTAAAACGGCGAGAGCACGGCGATCCGGCCGAGGCGATCCTCGAGGTGGCTGCGGATATCGATGCAGACGGGATCGTTATGTGCGGGCGGGATCGCAGCCCGACCGGGAAAGCGCTCTTCGGCAGCGTGACGCAGTCGGTGGTGCTCTCGGCGGACTGCCCCGTCGTTATCACGACCGAGTAG
- a CDS encoding fumarylacetoacetate hydrolase family protein encodes MQYLARTTDGRPLLGDEEGFVPLSAAAPDLETVRDALPRAAAGTLPDVDAVPADRIDSAHVQFGPPLERFGKLWGIGLNYAEHAGDLDEQRPDEPASFMKPNNAVTGPGGPIRLPPVEQSSRVTAEAELAVLMGRACRNVDEDAVDDVVAGYLPVIDMTAEDILQRNPRFLTRAKSFDSFLVVGPAIAVPEDPLAFEELTVQTIVDDRVAAENEVRNMLFPPREIVSFHSDVMTLKPGDLFSTGTPGAEPIDPGDHVRASVETIGDVAAPVVR; translated from the coding sequence GTGCAGTACCTGGCACGTACGACCGACGGGCGTCCGCTCCTCGGCGACGAGGAGGGGTTCGTCCCGCTCTCGGCGGCCGCACCGGACCTCGAGACCGTCCGGGACGCGCTCCCGCGCGCTGCGGCGGGGACGCTCCCCGACGTGGACGCGGTGCCGGCCGACCGGATCGATTCGGCGCACGTCCAGTTCGGGCCGCCGCTCGAGCGATTCGGGAAACTCTGGGGCATCGGGCTGAACTACGCCGAACACGCCGGCGACCTCGACGAGCAACGGCCCGACGAGCCGGCGAGCTTCATGAAGCCGAACAACGCCGTCACGGGGCCGGGCGGCCCCATTCGGCTCCCGCCGGTCGAGCAGAGTAGCAGGGTGACGGCTGAGGCCGAACTCGCGGTGCTGATGGGACGAGCATGTCGGAACGTCGATGAGGACGCGGTCGACGACGTGGTCGCCGGCTACCTGCCGGTCATCGACATGACCGCGGAGGACATCCTCCAGCGCAACCCGCGATTCCTGACGCGGGCGAAGAGTTTCGACTCGTTTCTCGTCGTCGGCCCGGCGATCGCGGTCCCCGAGGACCCGCTCGCATTCGAGGAGTTGACGGTGCAGACGATCGTCGACGATCGAGTCGCGGCGGAAAACGAGGTCCGGAACATGCTGTTCCCGCCCCGCGAGATCGTCTCGTTCCACTCCGACGTCATGACGCTGAAGCCCGGCGACCTGTTCAGTACGGGCACGCCCGGCGCGGAGCCGATCGATCCGGGCGACCACGTCCGCGCGTCGGTCGAGACGATCGGCGATGTCGCCGCGCCCGTGGTCCGCTGA
- a CDS encoding cupin domain-containing protein — protein MKPVDFDDAETYEPDKGWRRVSMAGSDQFSFEWFEKPPGHSSPMHDHENEQVCLCLEGELTVTTDDGESVTLERYDSVLLESDEPHRVENTGDELAVGLDVFAPGRSFDFWTDREE, from the coding sequence ATGAAACCGGTCGACTTCGACGATGCGGAGACGTACGAGCCCGACAAGGGGTGGCGGCGCGTCTCGATGGCCGGCAGTGACCAGTTCTCCTTCGAGTGGTTCGAGAAACCGCCGGGCCACAGCTCGCCGATGCACGACCACGAGAACGAGCAGGTCTGTCTCTGCCTCGAGGGCGAGCTCACGGTCACGACCGACGACGGCGAGTCAGTGACCCTCGAGCGGTACGACTCCGTCCTGCTCGAGTCCGACGAACCCCACCGGGTCGAGAACACCGGCGACGAACTGGCCGTCGGGCTCGACGTGTTCGCGCCCGGCCGCTCGTTCGACTTCTGGACGGATCGCGAGGAGTGA
- a CDS encoding SDR family oxidoreductase, whose amino-acid sequence MDLQLTDNVALVTASSSGLGKASAKALAREGANVVINGRDEDRLEDAKAEIEDVAAGDVVAQQGDLTNEGDIETLIETTVDEFGGIDHLVTSAGGPPSGPFLDTDDDDWYQAYDLLVMSVVRLAREAEPYLREGEGTIVNITSRSVKEAIDSLVLSNSVRMSVIGLEKTLSKEFAPDVRTNAVLPGPHETERIEDLVTQAVDRGDYDSYEEGLDDWASNPLERVGDPMELGNTVAFLSSPVSGYINGESVLIDGGSTGANL is encoded by the coding sequence ATGGACTTACAACTCACCGACAACGTAGCGCTCGTCACAGCCTCCTCGAGCGGCCTGGGGAAGGCCTCGGCGAAGGCCCTCGCACGGGAGGGCGCGAACGTCGTCATCAACGGTCGCGACGAGGACCGACTCGAGGATGCGAAAGCGGAGATCGAAGACGTCGCAGCGGGTGACGTCGTCGCCCAGCAGGGCGACCTCACGAACGAGGGCGACATCGAGACGCTGATCGAGACGACCGTCGACGAGTTCGGCGGGATCGACCACCTCGTGACGAGCGCCGGCGGTCCGCCGTCGGGGCCGTTCCTGGACACCGACGACGACGACTGGTATCAGGCCTACGACCTGCTCGTGATGAGCGTCGTCCGACTCGCCCGCGAGGCCGAGCCCTATCTGCGCGAGGGCGAGGGGACGATCGTGAACATCACCTCCCGAAGCGTCAAGGAGGCCATCGACAGTCTGGTGCTCTCGAACTCCGTCCGTATGAGCGTCATCGGCCTCGAGAAGACGCTCTCGAAGGAGTTCGCTCCCGACGTCCGAACCAACGCGGTCCTCCCCGGCCCGCACGAGACCGAACGCATCGAAGACCTCGTCACTCAGGCCGTCGACCGGGGCGACTACGACTCCTACGAGGAGGGCCTGGACGACTGGGCGAGCAACCCGCTCGAGCGGGTCGGCGATCCGATGGAACTCGGCAACACCGTCGCGTTCCTCTCCTCGCCAGTGTCGGGCTACATTAACGGCGAGAGCGTCCTGATCGACGGTGGCTCTACGGGGGCGAACCTATGA
- a CDS encoding IclR family transcriptional regulator, whose amino-acid sequence MTDDNANRIGSTKTSFEIVHALQENGPSRLSEVADQLELTESTTHRHLSTLCDLRYVSRRGELYQIGLRFARLGRAAQTRDPAYLMAKPHVQNLAEETHERAQFVVEDHGLGIYLYLETGSNAVRAGFGIGRQIHLHCSSAGKSILAQYSRDRVDAILDRWGFPSHTENTITDRDAFYEELERVRDRGVAFNREEHVHGLNGTAVPVKQEGEVLGALAVAGPSHRLNGEQLEVDVPDRLLAAANELELNITYSSPDSADDHVVE is encoded by the coding sequence ATGACAGACGACAACGCTAATCGGATCGGGAGCACGAAGACGAGCTTCGAAATCGTCCACGCGCTCCAGGAGAACGGCCCCTCCCGGCTCTCCGAGGTCGCCGACCAGCTCGAGTTGACGGAGAGTACTACCCATCGGCATCTGAGCACGCTTTGCGACCTCAGGTACGTCTCGCGCCGGGGAGAGCTGTACCAGATCGGTCTCCGCTTCGCCCGGTTGGGCCGAGCCGCCCAGACGCGGGATCCGGCCTACCTGATGGCAAAACCCCACGTCCAGAACCTGGCCGAAGAGACCCACGAGCGGGCGCAGTTCGTCGTCGAGGATCACGGTCTCGGCATCTATCTCTACTTAGAAACCGGCAGCAACGCCGTCCGGGCGGGGTTCGGCATCGGTCGACAGATCCACCTGCACTGCTCGTCCGCCGGCAAGTCGATTCTCGCACAGTACTCGCGAGACCGCGTCGATGCGATTCTCGACCGGTGGGGGTTTCCGTCTCACACCGAGAACACGATCACCGATCGCGATGCGTTTTACGAGGAACTCGAGCGTGTCCGTGACCGCGGCGTCGCCTTCAACCGCGAAGAACACGTCCACGGACTCAACGGGACTGCGGTGCCAGTCAAGCAGGAGGGAGAGGTGCTCGGCGCGCTCGCCGTCGCGGGACCCTCCCATCGGCTAAACGGCGAGCAACTCGAGGTGGACGTTCCCGACCGGTTGCTCGCGGCCGCGAACGAACTCGAGTTGAACATCACCTACTCGTCGCCGGACAGCGCGGACGACCACGTGGTTGAGTGA
- a CDS encoding DUF362 domain-containing protein encodes MDFPDRDDIGPLIEPQGSPSFARVSYDPPTSTLSDPLSTTRSELDRLAFDDLESGATIAVGVGSRGIHRIADITAETVSYIEDRGFEPVVVPAMGSHGGATPEGQREILAALDLTEEYVGAPIDARMDVEKLDAVDVDGATTPVYFSSAALAADAVLVINRVKPHTNFTGSLESGLCKMLAVGLGKQRGAQAFHSTALDRGYVPTIESLVEAIRDSVPLLGGLALVENFHEEIGAIEAIDGPSLERREPALLERAREEMATLPVDDIDLLVVDELGKEISGAGMDTNVIGRYRVLNAPDPETPSIDLIYARGLTEATSGNGNGIGLADITRRAAVEQLDLKKTYANALTSGSLSKAKLPAVVPDDELALRVALNALGGYDPETVRVAWIENTTDLAEFRVSEALLSDLGESVSVLEREQLAFDDGTASFE; translated from the coding sequence ATGGACTTTCCCGACCGGGACGACATCGGACCGCTCATCGAGCCACAGGGCTCCCCGTCGTTCGCACGCGTCAGTTATGACCCGCCGACGAGCACGCTCTCCGATCCGCTGTCGACGACGCGCTCGGAACTGGACCGACTCGCGTTCGATGACCTCGAGTCCGGCGCAACGATTGCCGTGGGGGTCGGAAGCAGGGGTATCCACCGGATCGCCGATATCACGGCCGAGACGGTCTCGTACATCGAAGACCGAGGGTTCGAACCCGTTGTCGTCCCCGCGATGGGCAGTCACGGCGGTGCGACCCCCGAGGGTCAGCGCGAGATCCTCGCCGCGCTGGATCTCACCGAGGAGTACGTCGGTGCCCCGATCGATGCGCGGATGGATGTCGAGAAACTCGACGCGGTCGACGTTGACGGGGCGACGACGCCGGTCTACTTCTCGAGCGCCGCGCTCGCGGCGGACGCCGTGCTGGTGATCAATCGCGTCAAGCCGCACACGAACTTCACCGGGTCGCTCGAGAGCGGGCTCTGCAAGATGCTCGCGGTCGGCCTCGGCAAACAGCGGGGCGCGCAGGCGTTTCACTCGACGGCGCTCGACCGCGGCTACGTGCCGACTATCGAGTCGTTGGTCGAAGCCATCAGAGATTCCGTGCCGCTGCTCGGCGGGCTCGCGCTCGTGGAGAACTTCCACGAGGAGATCGGGGCGATCGAGGCGATCGACGGGCCGTCGCTCGAGCGACGCGAGCCGGCCCTGCTGGAGCGGGCGCGCGAGGAGATGGCGACGCTGCCGGTCGACGATATCGACCTCCTCGTCGTCGACGAACTCGGGAAGGAGATCTCCGGGGCGGGAATGGATACGAACGTGATCGGCCGGTACCGCGTTCTCAACGCGCCGGATCCGGAGACGCCGTCGATCGATCTGATCTACGCCCGCGGGCTTACCGAGGCGACGAGTGGGAACGGGAACGGCATCGGGCTGGCGGATATTACCCGACGAGCGGCGGTCGAACAGCTCGATCTGAAGAAAACCTACGCGAACGCGCTGACGAGCGGCTCGCTCTCCAAGGCGAAGCTTCCCGCCGTCGTCCCGGACGACGAACTCGCGCTCCGGGTCGCGCTGAACGCCCTCGGCGGGTACGATCCCGAGACGGTTCGGGTCGCGTGGATCGAAAACACGACCGATCTCGCCGAGTTCCGCGTTTCAGAAGCGTTGCTCTCCGATCTCGGGGAGTCGGTCTCCGTGCTCGAGCGCGAGCAACTCGCCTTCGACGACGGAACGGCGTCGTTCGAGTGA
- a CDS encoding mandelate racemase/muconate lactonizing enzyme family protein, producing the protein MEIDHVESLPVAIPLEKPVSFSNRTLTYRDHAITYVRTESGLEGVGYSLGYEGADLIAEAVESLLEPMLVGEDPRDTERLWREMYDGTVQIGRSGLLLRAISTIDIALWDIKAKAAEQPLYKLLGGHADAVPAYASGGYYRDEKGHEGLRDELRRYVDEGHDVVKMKVGRRSVSEERARVAAARDEIGDDRTLLLDANGVWSTATEAIRACRAFEPYDPYFIEEPVMIDSVEAMATVNDAIPYPVATGELEGPRYDFERLYSDGAADVLQPDATVCGGITEWLKIAHHAAALDVPIAPHYNWNLHASLVGAIENALWGEYFYRDMDVKVFDDIVEEPLRPDDSGVISLPEEPGHGVRLDETAIERFRADG; encoded by the coding sequence ATGGAGATCGACCACGTCGAGTCACTTCCAGTCGCGATCCCGCTCGAAAAGCCGGTCTCTTTCTCCAATAGAACGCTCACATATCGCGATCACGCGATTACGTACGTTCGAACCGAGAGCGGACTCGAAGGCGTCGGCTACTCGCTCGGCTACGAAGGCGCGGACCTGATCGCCGAGGCGGTGGAATCGCTGCTCGAGCCGATGCTCGTCGGCGAAGACCCGCGGGACACCGAACGACTGTGGCGGGAGATGTACGACGGGACGGTCCAGATCGGTCGGTCGGGGCTGCTCCTTCGGGCCATCTCCACCATCGATATCGCACTCTGGGATATCAAGGCGAAAGCCGCTGAACAGCCGCTGTACAAGCTTCTCGGGGGCCACGCCGACGCGGTACCGGCCTACGCGAGCGGCGGCTACTACCGCGACGAGAAGGGCCACGAGGGACTGCGCGACGAACTGCGGCGCTACGTGGACGAGGGGCACGACGTCGTCAAGATGAAGGTCGGACGACGGTCGGTCTCCGAGGAACGGGCGCGCGTCGCGGCCGCTCGCGACGAGATCGGGGACGACCGAACGCTGTTGCTCGACGCGAACGGTGTTTGGTCGACAGCGACGGAGGCCATCCGGGCCTGCCGCGCGTTCGAACCGTACGATCCATATTTCATCGAAGAGCCCGTGATGATCGATAGCGTCGAGGCGATGGCCACCGTCAACGACGCGATCCCGTACCCGGTCGCGACCGGCGAACTCGAGGGGCCGCGATACGACTTCGAACGGCTGTACAGCGACGGCGCCGCGGACGTGCTCCAGCCCGATGCCACCGTCTGTGGCGGCATCACCGAGTGGCTTAAGATCGCCCATCACGCGGCGGCTCTCGACGTACCGATCGCTCCCCACTACAACTGGAACCTGCACGCGTCGCTGGTCGGTGCGATCGAGAACGCCCTCTGGGGGGAGTACTTCTACCGCGATATGGACGTAAAGGTCTTCGACGACATCGTCGAAGAGCCGCTCCGTCCGGACGACAGCGGCGTAATTTCGCTCCCAGAGGAGCCGGGCCACGGCGTACGGCTAGACGAGACCGCGATCGAGCGGTTCCGAGCGGACGGCTGA
- a CDS encoding mandelate racemase/muconate lactonizing enzyme family protein, translated as MKDYSNQITNRDESRDVKITDINTCVVEGNFEWNLITVETDAGVTGIGESYRGGGVPELVEYTKRFLIGENPLDVERLYRQIIQEMSGHGGTTGKVVTAASGIEIALWDAAGKLLDLPVYQLLGGKFRDEVRIYCDCHAGEAYAVEDGSTEYATAEAYSPAAYANEARRVVDMGFTALKFDLDLEMDNDPDPFNGRLTNGAIEHKREIVEAVREEIGYDVDLAFDCHWDYSVESAKRLAYKLREYDLMWLEDLIPPENMAAQTEVTKATKTPVATGENRFRVHELSELIYDHGVDIVTPDPTTVGGLTETMRIADRAEENYMPISPHNVCSPVGTMACVHLGAAIPNFDLLEYHALEVDWWDDLIKRDEPLIQDGYIEVPETPGIGVELDEDVVEAHALDGTTTF; from the coding sequence ATGAAAGATTACTCAAACCAGATCACGAACCGAGACGAGAGCCGCGACGTCAAAATTACGGACATCAACACCTGCGTCGTCGAGGGGAACTTCGAGTGGAACCTGATCACAGTCGAGACCGACGCCGGCGTCACCGGCATCGGCGAATCCTATCGGGGCGGCGGCGTCCCCGAACTCGTCGAGTACACCAAGCGGTTCCTGATCGGCGAGAACCCCCTCGACGTCGAGCGACTCTACAGACAGATTATCCAGGAGATGTCGGGCCACGGCGGGACGACTGGCAAGGTCGTCACCGCCGCCTCCGGCATCGAGATCGCGCTGTGGGACGCGGCCGGAAAGCTCCTCGACCTCCCGGTCTATCAACTCCTCGGCGGGAAGTTCCGCGACGAGGTCCGGATCTACTGTGACTGTCACGCCGGCGAGGCCTACGCCGTCGAGGACGGCTCTACGGAGTACGCCACCGCAGAGGCCTACTCGCCGGCGGCGTACGCCAACGAGGCCCGACGCGTCGTCGACATGGGCTTTACCGCGCTCAAATTTGATCTCGACCTCGAGATGGACAACGATCCCGATCCGTTCAACGGTCGCCTCACCAACGGAGCGATCGAACACAAACGCGAGATCGTCGAAGCCGTTCGCGAAGAAATCGGCTACGACGTCGATCTCGCCTTCGACTGTCACTGGGACTACTCCGTCGAGAGCGCGAAACGGCTCGCCTACAAGCTCCGGGAGTACGATCTGATGTGGCTCGAGGACCTGATCCCGCCGGAGAACATGGCCGCCCAGACGGAAGTCACCAAGGCGACGAAGACGCCCGTTGCGACCGGCGAGAACCGGTTCCGGGTGCACGAACTCTCCGAACTGATCTACGACCACGGCGTCGACATCGTAACGCCGGACCCGACGACCGTCGGCGGGCTCACAGAGACGATGCGCATCGCCGACCGCGCCGAGGAGAACTACATGCCCATCTCGCCGCACAACGTCTGCAGTCCGGTCGGGACGATGGCCTGCGTCCACCTTGGAGCCGCCATCCCGAACTTCGACCTCCTCGAGTACCACGCCCTCGAGGTCGACTGGTGGGACGATCTGATCAAGCGGGACGAACCGCTCATTCAGGACGGTTACATCGAGGTGCCCGAGACGCCGGGCATCGGCGTCGAACTGGACGAAGACGTGGTCGAAGCGCACGCGCTCGACGGGACGACGACGTTCTGA
- a CDS encoding CaiB/BaiF CoA transferase family protein produces MTSTSTAPLDGVRVIDCTQMLSGPFATQLLADLGADIVKIERPNRGDITRSVGPNVGDSEITAYFASLNRGKRSVELDLSTADGAAALEALVETADVLVENYRPGTMAKWGLGYDDLRTVREDLVYCSISGFLEGPYRDLPAFDMVAQALSGSMSITGEADGSPARPGIPIGDICAGMYAVIGITTALYDGAGQYIDVPMFEGLVSWLTERAGRTFVTDEPYPRQGTVHPTLAPYRTFETADGWFAVAIGSDGTWQSLCDALERPDLAADDRFETNNERVAHREALTAELVPAFERRTNDEWFDLFRDYGIPGAPVKDTREVFEDEHLRASGVLSDLEIDGVELPFPVCPIAFSGSTTQSGHEPPRLGEHTVPVLSESLPDETVAAILERRE; encoded by the coding sequence ATGACATCAACTTCGACGGCCCCGCTGGACGGCGTTCGCGTGATCGACTGTACGCAGATGCTCTCCGGACCGTTCGCGACGCAACTGCTCGCAGATCTCGGTGCGGACATCGTCAAGATCGAGCGCCCGAACCGGGGCGATATTACCCGCAGCGTCGGCCCGAACGTCGGCGACTCGGAGATCACCGCCTACTTCGCGTCGCTGAACCGCGGCAAACGAAGCGTCGAACTGGACCTGTCGACTGCGGACGGCGCCGCCGCCCTCGAAGCGCTCGTCGAGACGGCGGACGTCCTCGTCGAGAACTACCGACCCGGGACGATGGCAAAGTGGGGACTGGGATACGACGACCTGCGAACGGTGCGCGAGGATCTCGTCTACTGTTCGATCTCGGGCTTCCTCGAGGGACCGTACCGCGATCTTCCGGCCTTCGACATGGTGGCTCAGGCGCTGAGCGGCAGTATGAGCATTACCGGGGAGGCCGACGGGTCGCCGGCGCGTCCGGGCATTCCGATCGGCGACATCTGTGCGGGGATGTACGCCGTCATCGGAATTACGACGGCGCTGTACGACGGCGCCGGCCAGTACATCGACGTGCCGATGTTCGAGGGGCTGGTGTCGTGGCTCACCGAGCGGGCGGGACGGACGTTCGTCACCGACGAACCGTATCCGCGCCAGGGAACCGTCCATCCGACGCTCGCACCGTACCGGACGTTCGAGACGGCCGACGGCTGGTTCGCGGTCGCGATCGGCAGCGACGGTACCTGGCAATCCCTCTGTGACGCGCTCGAGCGTCCCGACCTCGCGGCCGACGATCGATTCGAAACGAACAACGAGCGCGTCGCCCACCGGGAGGCGCTGACGGCCGAACTCGTCCCGGCGTTCGAACGGCGGACGAACGACGAGTGGTTCGACCTGTTCCGCGATTACGGGATTCCCGGTGCCCCGGTCAAGGATACGCGCGAGGTGTTCGAAGACGAGCACCTCCGGGCGAGCGGCGTCCTCTCCGACCTCGAAATCGACGGCGTCGAACTCCCGTTTCCCGTCTGTCCGATCGCGTTTTCCGGATCGACGACCCAGTCGGGGCACGAACCGCCACGGCTCGGCGAGCACACAGTTCCCGTCCTCTCGGAGTCACTTCCGGACGAGACGGTAGCTGCGATTCTCGAGCGGCGCGAGTGA